The following coding sequences lie in one Phoenix dactylifera cultivar Barhee BC4 unplaced genomic scaffold, palm_55x_up_171113_PBpolish2nd_filt_p 000924F, whole genome shotgun sequence genomic window:
- the LOC103720305 gene encoding G-type lectin S-receptor-like serine/threonine-protein kinase At5g35370, translating to MAAFSSPLLLLLLLLLLRRLVSSGAATVSTEFLYPNFTASTLHLISTAGVFLAAPGAAFSATFLNPGGQQQTRYYLAVLHSPSDTIVWSANPSAPVPSSSVLSFSPAGLSLSFPNSSLAWSTPPLPRPAAALRLLDSGELLLLDASNASLWSSFNHPTDSLLPGQPLPAGAALSSSTSNSDLSPGDYRLLVTPSDAFLQWTKSSQFYWSFSTDSRSVKDSNAEVAYVAINATGLDLFANGSGGPRTVFEVTFPPPSFADELRFAKLDSSGRLRVLSYAPNRSSSMLATDFVAPTSSCELPFTCKVLGLCITNSNYSTCTCPSSFVSSPGGGCSPADGSVLSSCSSSSSGSGLPPGSYLSLGTKIGYLATKFATPVSSGKEISACQDLCSGNCSCLGFFYKNSSKSCYLLKDQLGSLVRTTGDSTDTSVAVGYIKTLKSSPSTRTDPKSSTHFLPILLPSLAIALLLVLLFFIGFRRWKRKTNRTVERTRRGTRRGMKLNLGAATTPSDEEERPDKDDDDDIWIPGLPTRFTYADLEAATDGFRTRIGSGGFGAVYKGQLPDKTLVAVKKINNIGVQGKREFCTEIAVIGNIHHVNLVRLRGFCAQGSRRLLVYEYMNRSSLDRSLFGPGPVLEWQERLDIAIGAARGLAYLHSGCERRIVHCDVKPENILLHDRNQVKISDFGLAKLMSPEQSGLFTTMRGTRGYLAPEWLTNSAISDRTDVYSFGMVLLEIIRGRKNRSEESWPGSSGSSGSSGVAAGRCDYFPMVALERHERGRYEELADPRLDGRVSGPEIARMVKVALCCLHEEPGLRPSMSAVVGMLEGVVPLWEPRVELLRFLRVYGRGFLKEGSMGSGGNHTGSVASGATTTSGSSPPPASYYMSSQQLSGPR from the coding sequence ATGGCTGCCTTCtcgtctcctctcctcctcctcctcctcctcctcctcctccggcgcTTGGTCTCCTCCGGCGCTGCTACCGTCTCCACCGAATTCCTCTACCCCAACTTCACCGCCTCCACTCTCCATCTAATCAGCACCGCCGGCGTCTTCCTCGCCGCCCCCGGTGCCGCCTTCTCCGCCACCTTTCTTAACCCCGGCGGGCAGCAGCAGACCCGCTACTACCTCGCCGTCCTCCACTCTCCCTCCGACACCATCGTCTGGTCCGCCAACCCTAGCGCCCccgtcccctcctcctccgtcctctccttctcccccgcCGGACTCTCCCTCTCGTTCCCCAACTCCTCCCTCGCCTGGTCCACTCCGCCCCTCCCCCGCCCCGCCGCAGCCCTCCGCCTCCTCGATTCGggagagctcctcctcctcgacgCCTCCAACGCCTCCCTCTGGTCCTCCTTCAACCACCCCACCGATTCCCTCCTCCCCGGCCAGCCCCTCCCCGCCGGCGCCGCCCTCTCTTCCTCCACCTCCAACTCCGACCTCTCTCCCGGCGACTATCGCCTCCTCGTCACTCCCTCCGACGCCTTCCTCCAGTGGACCAAAAGCTCCCAGTTCTACTGGAGCTTTTCGACCGACAGCCGTTCCGTCAAGGACTCCAACGCCGAGGTCGCCTACGTGGCCATCAACGCCACCGGGCTTGACCTCTTCGCCAACGGCAGCGGCGGCCCAAGGACCGTCTTCGAGGTGACCTTCCCCCCGCCATCCTTCGCCGACGAGCTCCGCTTCGCCAAATTGGACTCCTCCGGGCGGCTTCGGGTACTCAGTTATGCGCCCAACAGATCTTCGTCGATGTTGGCGACCGATTTCGTGGCTCCGACAAGCAGCTGCGAGCTCCCCTTCACCTGCAAGGTCCTCGGCCTCTGCATCACCAACTCCAACTACTCCACCTGCACCTGCCCGTCCTCCTTCGTTTCATCCCCGGGCGGCGGGTGCTCGCCGGCCGACGGTTCTGTTCTATCCtcctgcagcagcagcagcagtggcaGCGGCCTGCCACCTGGCTCCTACTTGAGCCTCGGAACTAAAATCGGCTACCTTGCGACCAAATTTGCTACGCCGGTATCCTCCGGCAAGGAGATCTCGGCGTGTCAAGACCTCTGCTCGGGAAACTGCTCCTgtctcggcttcttctataagaATTCGTCCAAATCCTGCTACCTCCTGAAGGACCAATTGGGCTCCCTCGTCCGCACCACAGGGGATTCCACGGACACCTCGGTCGCCGTAGGCTATATCAAAACACTCAAGTCCTCTCCCTCAACCCGAACAGATCCCAAATCATCCACCCACTTCCTTCCCATCTTACTCCCCTCCCTGGCCATCGCTCTGCTCCTAGTCCTTCTCTTCTTCATTGGCTTCCGACGGTGGAAGAGGAAAACAAACAGAACTGTGGAAAGAACCAGACGGGGCACCCGGAGAGGGATGAAGCTCAACTTAGGGGCGGCGACGACGCCCTCCGACGAAGAGGAACGACCGGACAAAGACGACGATGACGACATCTGGATCCCCGGTCTGCCGACGAGATTCACGTACGCCGACCTCGAAGCGGCCACCGACGGATTCCGCACCCGGATCGGCTCCGGCGGCTTCGGCGCCGTCTACAAAGGCCAGCTCCCCGACAAGACCCTCGTCGCCGTCAAGAAAATCAACAACATCGGCGTCCAGGGCAAGCGCGAGTTCTGCACGGAGATCGCCGTCATCGGCAACATCCACCACGTCAACctcgtccggctccggggcttCTGCGCCCAGGGATCGAGAAGGCTCCTCGTCTACGAGTACATGAACCGGAGCTCGCTGGACCGGTCTCTGTTCGGGCCCGGTCCGGTGCTGGAGTGGCAGGAACGGCTCGACATCGCCATCGGCGCGGCGAGAGGCCTCGCCTACCTCCATTCCGGATGCGAGCGCAGGATAGTCCACTGCGACGTGAAGCCGGAGAACATCCTCCTCCATGACCGCAACCAGGTCAAGATTTCGGACTTCGGCCTCGCCAAGTTGATGAGTCCGGAGCAATCCGGGCTCTTCACCACGATGAGGGGGACGAGAGGGTACTTGGCTCCGGAGTGGCTGACCAACTCGGCGATCTCGGACAGGACGGACGTCTACAGCTTCGGGATGGTGTTGCTGGAGATAATAAGGGGGAGGAAGAACCGGTCGGAGGAGAGCTGGCCGGGGTCGAGCGGGTCGAGCGGGTCGAGTGGCGTGGCGGCCGGGAGGTGCGATTATTTTCCGATGGTGGCGTTGGAGAGGCACGAGAGGGGGAGGTACGAGGAGCTGGCGGACCCGAGGCTTGACGGGAGGGTGAGCGGACCGGAGATCGCGAGGATGGTGAAGGTGGCGCTGTGCTGCCTCCACGAGGAGCCCGGGCTGAGGCCGAGCATGTCGGCGGTGGTGGGGATGCTCGAGGGAGTCGTCCCGCTGTGGGAGCCGCGGGTGGAGTTGCTGCGGTTCCTGAGGGTGTACGGACGGGGGTTCCTGAAGGAGGGGAGCATGGGGAGTGGGGGTAACCATACCGGCTCGGTGGCCAGTGGCGCCACCACCACCAGCGGCTCGTCGCCGCCGCCGGCATCGTACTATATGTCGTCGCAGCAGCTGTCAGGTCCGAGATAG